Proteins encoded by one window of Verrucomicrobiia bacterium:
- the ureC gene encoding urease subunit alpha — MPYKMKRSHYAEMFGPTTGDKLALGDTSLVLQVERDYTVYGDECKFGGGKVIREGMGQAAGVSQAEALDCVITNALVVDYTGIFKADIGIKNGLIAGIGKAGNPDVMAGVTKNMIVGVTTEVIAGEGLILTAGGLDTHIHYICPQQAHEAIAAGLTTMIGGGTGPATGTCATTCTPSAFYLRNMLRAVDQLPLNFGFTGKGNTALAAGLSDQILGGAIGLKLHEDWGTTPAAIDCCLTVADKEDIQVTIHTDTLNESGFVEATIGAIKGRTIHTYHSEGAGGGHAPDIIRICGELNVLPSSTNPTKPYTVNTIDEHLDMLMVCHHLDPSLPEDVAFAESRIRGETIAAEDILHDLGAISMMSSDSQAMGRIGEVITRTWQTADKMKRQRGRLGGEQGSNDNVRIKRYISKYTINPAITHGVGHIIGSVEVGKLADLVLWRPAFFGVKPEMVIKGGFIAWAQMGDPNASIPTPQPVYMRPMFGGFGSAPGSSSLAFVSRFCAEQGVAAGYGLSKRIEAVKGCRDISKKSMKWNDATPKITVDPETYHVVADGELLKCEPATVLPLAQRYQLF, encoded by the coding sequence ATGCAAATTCGGCGGCGGCAAGGTCATCCGCGAGGGCATGGGGCAGGCGGCAGGCGTAAGTCAGGCGGAGGCGCTGGATTGTGTCATCACTAATGCGCTGGTGGTGGATTATACCGGCATCTTCAAGGCGGATATCGGCATCAAGAACGGGCTGATCGCGGGTATCGGCAAGGCGGGCAATCCCGATGTGATGGCTGGGGTGACGAAGAACATGATTGTGGGTGTGACCACGGAAGTCATCGCGGGTGAGGGGCTGATTTTGACGGCGGGTGGACTGGACACTCACATCCATTATATCTGTCCACAGCAGGCGCATGAAGCGATCGCGGCGGGGTTGACGACGATGATCGGTGGAGGTACGGGACCAGCCACGGGCACTTGCGCGACGACTTGTACCCCGAGCGCGTTCTATCTGCGCAACATGTTGCGCGCGGTGGATCAGTTGCCGTTGAACTTCGGTTTCACGGGCAAGGGAAACACGGCGTTGGCCGCAGGATTGTCGGATCAGATTTTGGGTGGAGCTATCGGACTCAAGCTGCATGAGGATTGGGGCACGACTCCGGCGGCGATCGATTGTTGCCTCACGGTCGCGGATAAAGAAGACATCCAGGTGACGATCCATACGGATACGTTGAATGAATCGGGTTTCGTGGAGGCAACGATCGGGGCGATCAAGGGGCGCACGATCCATACGTATCACTCTGAAGGCGCGGGTGGCGGGCATGCGCCGGACATCATCCGCATCTGCGGCGAGTTGAACGTGCTGCCGAGTTCCACGAATCCAACGAAGCCTTACACGGTGAACACGATCGATGAGCATCTGGACATGCTCATGGTGTGTCATCATCTAGACCCGAGCTTGCCGGAGGACGTGGCGTTCGCGGAGAGCCGTATCCGTGGCGAGACGATCGCGGCGGAGGACATCCTGCATGACTTGGGCGCGATCAGCATGATGAGCTCGGATTCGCAGGCGATGGGACGCATCGGCGAGGTCATCACGCGCACGTGGCAGACGGCGGACAAGATGAAGCGGCAGCGCGGTCGCCTCGGCGGGGAGCAGGGGAGCAATGACAATGTGCGCATCAAGCGTTACATCTCGAAGTACACGATCAATCCGGCCATCACACATGGGGTAGGGCATATCATCGGGTCGGTGGAGGTGGGCAAGCTGGCTGATCTGGTTTTGTGGCGTCCGGCGTTCTTCGGCGTGAAGCCGGAGATGGTGATCAAAGGCGGGTTTATCGCGTGGGCGCAGATGGGTGATCCAAATGCGTCCATCCCGACACCGCAGCCGGTTTATATGCGGCCGATGTTCGGCGGGTTTGGTTCAGCACCGGGATCGTCTTCGCTGGCGTTCGTGAGCAGGTTTTGCGCGGAGCAGGGTGTGGCGGCGGGTTATGGGTTGAGCAAGCGGATCGAGGCGGTGAAGGGTTGTCGCGATATCAGCAAGAAGAGCATGAAGTGGAATGACGCGACGCCGAAGATCACGGTGGATCCGGAGACGTATCATGTGGTGGCGGATGGGGAATTGCTGAAGTGCGAGCCGGCGACGGTGTTGCCGCTGGCGCAGAGGTATCAGTTGTTTTGA
- a CDS encoding urease accessory UreF family protein → MRLHDDWLIWQLADSAFPTGGFAHSGGLEAAWQHGEIRSRADLMAFAETSLQQLGYASLPFMRAVWEEPERLVELDARFDVFTTNHVTNRASRLQGRAFWMAAERSFPSVALDGLRERMEAEGFCGHLPPVFGAVTAALGLQKQDAIQLFFFCYLRGIVASAVRLGIVGPMEAQSMQHRLSAKAQVVSGECAEIPVEEAAQTAPLLDLWQGAQDRLYSRLFQS, encoded by the coding sequence ATGCGGCTTCATGATGATTGGTTGATTTGGCAGTTGGCGGATTCGGCGTTTCCGACGGGTGGATTCGCGCATTCCGGCGGGCTGGAAGCGGCGTGGCAGCATGGGGAGATACGGAGTCGCGCGGATCTGATGGCGTTCGCGGAGACGAGTTTGCAGCAGCTTGGGTATGCGTCATTGCCGTTTATGCGGGCGGTGTGGGAGGAGCCGGAGCGGTTGGTGGAATTGGATGCGCGGTTCGATGTGTTCACGACGAATCATGTGACGAATCGCGCGAGCCGGTTGCAGGGGCGGGCGTTCTGGATGGCGGCGGAGCGGAGTTTTCCTTCGGTGGCGCTGGATGGGTTGCGGGAGCGGATGGAGGCGGAAGGATTTTGCGGGCATCTGCCGCCGGTGTTCGGGGCGGTGACGGCGGCATTGGGTTTGCAGAAGCAGGATGCCATCCAGTTGTTCTTTTTCTGTTACTTGCGCGGCATCGTGGCAAGTGCGGTGCGGTTGGGCATCGTGGGGCCGATGGAGGCGCAGTCCATGCAGCACCGGCTCTCGGCGAAGGCGCAGGTGGTGAGCGGCGAGTGCGCGGAGATACCGGTGGAAGAGGCGGCGCAGACGGCACCGTTGCTGGATCTGTGGCAGGGGGCGCAGGATCGGTTGTATTCGCGGTTGTTTCAGAGTTGA
- a CDS encoding tagaturonate epimerase family protein, with product MSETLRHMNTSLQIGKFSLGMGDRFAHQAKAQLRACQMAAEKGAVIVPVWNKSNREHLIVGSEPASVRAAADAAVKALGWTTEYRVDADHIRLNTVDRFIPHSDFFTLDVADSIGHAANPADVKAFVARHPELAGKIEIPGIAQPFQTDAAYVEKIAAKYLLAVQDAGKIYRHIVSVKGEGKFITEVSMDETDAPQTPPELLIILAALADEKIPAQTIAPKFTGRFNKGVDYVGDVVQFEKEFNDDLCVIAFAIKKYGLPANLKLSVHSGSDKFSIYGPIRRAIAKHGAGLHIKTAGTTWLEEVIGLAEADGEGLALAKEIYTEALAHVDELSAPYATVIDIDKSKLPSAETVNGWTSEQYVSALRHDQKNPQFNIHLRQLLHVGFKVAAKMGDRYLNALVKFEESVSRNVTTNLYERHLKPLFVA from the coding sequence ATCAGCGAAACACTTCGGCACATGAATACGTCCCTGCAGATCGGAAAATTTTCTTTGGGCATGGGTGACCGCTTCGCGCATCAGGCCAAGGCGCAATTGCGCGCGTGCCAGATGGCGGCGGAAAAAGGCGCGGTGATCGTGCCGGTGTGGAACAAATCGAATCGCGAACATCTCATCGTGGGCTCGGAACCTGCCAGCGTGCGCGCAGCGGCGGATGCGGCGGTGAAGGCGCTCGGCTGGACCACGGAGTATCGCGTGGATGCGGATCATATCCGCCTGAACACGGTGGACCGTTTCATCCCGCACTCGGATTTCTTCACGTTGGATGTCGCGGATTCCATCGGGCACGCGGCGAATCCGGCGGATGTGAAAGCGTTCGTGGCGCGGCATCCGGAGCTGGCGGGGAAGATCGAGATTCCGGGCATCGCGCAGCCGTTCCAGACGGATGCGGCGTATGTGGAGAAGATCGCGGCGAAGTATCTCCTCGCGGTACAGGATGCGGGGAAGATCTATCGCCACATCGTGAGCGTGAAGGGCGAAGGCAAGTTCATCACGGAAGTCTCCATGGATGAGACGGACGCGCCGCAGACGCCGCCGGAGTTGCTCATCATCCTCGCCGCGTTGGCAGATGAAAAGATTCCTGCGCAGACCATCGCGCCGAAGTTCACGGGTCGCTTCAACAAGGGCGTGGATTACGTGGGCGATGTGGTGCAGTTCGAGAAAGAGTTCAATGACGACCTGTGCGTGATCGCCTTCGCCATCAAGAAGTATGGCCTGCCCGCAAACTTGAAACTGAGCGTTCATTCCGGCAGCGACAAGTTCTCCATCTACGGGCCGATCCGCCGGGCGATCGCGAAGCATGGCGCGGGTTTGCACATCAAGACGGCGGGCACGACGTGGCTGGAAGAAGTCATCGGGCTCGCGGAAGCGGATGGTGAAGGTCTGGCGCTCGCGAAGGAGATCTATACGGAAGCGCTCGCGCATGTGGATGAACTCAGTGCGCCGTATGCGACGGTGATCGATATCGACAAGAGCAAGCTGCCTTCCGCCGAGACGGTGAATGGCTGGACCTCCGAGCAATACGTCTCGGCGCTGCGTCACGATCAGAAGAATCCGCAATTCAACATCCACCTGCGCCAATTGCTGCACGTGGGCTTCAAGGTCGCCGCGAAGATGGGTGACCGCTACCTGAACGCCTTGGTGAAGTTCGAGGAGTCCGTGTCACGCAATGTGACGACGAATCTGTATGAGCGGCATCTGAAGCCGTTGTTTGTGGCGTAA
- the ureG gene encoding urease accessory protein UreG, producing MSHNHHHGPGGHTHENMEHPGRYDERDMPLKRDFNKRAFTVGVGGPVGSGKTALMLQLCRKLREKMNIAAVTNDIFTKEDGEFLVKNEALSPDRIRAVETGGCPHAAIREDISSNLLALEELHKKFKPELMLIESGGDNLAACFSRELADYTIQVIDVAGGDKVPRKGGPGITQSDLLVINKTDLAAAIGADLGVMDRDAKKMRGKGPFVFAQVKHGVGVDEIIDHILHSWQHAMGREHSH from the coding sequence ATGAGCCATAATCATCATCACGGGCCGGGCGGTCATACGCATGAAAACATGGAGCATCCGGGGCGCTATGACGAACGGGATATGCCGTTGAAACGGGATTTCAACAAGCGTGCGTTCACGGTGGGCGTGGGCGGTCCGGTGGGCAGTGGCAAGACGGCGTTGATGCTTCAGCTTTGTCGCAAGCTGCGCGAGAAGATGAACATCGCGGCGGTGACGAATGATATTTTCACGAAGGAGGACGGCGAGTTTCTGGTGAAGAATGAGGCGCTTTCGCCAGATCGCATCCGTGCGGTGGAGACGGGTGGTTGTCCGCATGCGGCGATCCGCGAGGACATCTCATCGAACCTGCTGGCGCTGGAGGAATTGCATAAGAAATTTAAGCCGGAGCTGATGTTGATCGAGTCCGGTGGTGATAACTTGGCGGCGTGTTTCAGTCGGGAGCTGGCGGATTATACGATCCAGGTGATCGATGTGGCGGGTGGTGACAAGGTTCCGCGCAAGGGCGGGCCGGGCATCACGCAGAGCGACCTGCTGGTGATCAACAAGACGGATCTCGCAGCGGCGATCGGTGCGGACCTAGGCGTGATGGATCGGGATGCGAAGAAGATGCGCGGCAAGGGGCCATTTGTGTTCGCGCAGGTGAAGCACGGCGTGGGTGTGGATGAGATCATTGATCACATCTTGCATTCATGGCAGCATGCGATGGGCAGAGAGCATAGCCATTGA